A region from the Beduinella massiliensis genome encodes:
- a CDS encoding S41 family peptidase — MKRWIFFACLTLALCVFAGGVQAELPPELAARIEAARAPFFAPVDAQKLSLVREHLTPEAADEADARIAGMLSKEPGLVGAAARRTVTPEEALADAGFLFDYLRCGYAGYQHLGGDETFLPLRAQVEADINACGGDLSPEDFEALITARLRPVMRDCHFSLGETNFASFVSETIYYSNDELFFQKEGGAYVTELDGRTWRLVSANGGAPEAMLRPTLDPDGGFCYALGMNAGESEEIAMERTVPIALECGAEAQTLDAVLSLNYRSYMGWPAYNRYERDGLTVLENRSMYPESDEEEEELSRFTQDALSLSREDVLILDIRGNSGGSDEYPSNWVRNFTRLSYQPWNHVFSSTLDTRTSILVRLMGLVEGCDPRDGEALRECLQTGLGSLLHLQMGVLEGWSAVEYEPVVERIPSDTLVFVLIDQGVASSGETFVNLLSRMENVIFVGTSTCGMYTVANNRTVSLPNSGLALYCGDTLFLPPDLEDIEGRGFEPDLWVNPDGSDEILERIVKFIDRYDLRGGVLK; from the coding sequence ATGAAACGCTGGATTTTCTTCGCCTGCCTCACGCTCGCGCTGTGCGTCTTCGCGGGGGGCGTACAGGCGGAACTGCCGCCGGAGCTCGCCGCGCGCATCGAGGCGGCGCGCGCGCCCTTTTTTGCGCCTGTGGACGCACAAAAGCTGTCGCTTGTACGCGAGCACCTGACGCCGGAGGCGGCGGACGAAGCGGACGCGCGCATTGCGGGCATGCTGTCAAAGGAACCGGGCCTCGTGGGCGCGGCGGCAAGGCGGACGGTGACGCCTGAAGAGGCGCTTGCGGACGCAGGGTTCCTCTTCGATTACCTGCGCTGCGGATACGCGGGCTATCAGCACCTGGGGGGCGACGAAACGTTCCTTCCGCTGCGCGCGCAGGTGGAAGCGGACATCAACGCCTGCGGCGGCGACCTTTCGCCTGAGGACTTTGAAGCGCTGATCACGGCGCGCCTGCGGCCCGTCATGCGCGATTGCCACTTTTCTTTGGGGGAAACCAATTTTGCCTCCTTCGTCTCCGAGACGATCTATTATTCAAACGACGAGCTGTTCTTTCAAAAGGAGGGCGGCGCTTACGTGACGGAGCTGGACGGACGCACCTGGCGGCTCGTCTCGGCAAACGGCGGCGCGCCGGAGGCGATGCTGCGGCCCACGCTCGATCCGGACGGCGGGTTCTGCTACGCGCTGGGGATGAACGCGGGCGAATCGGAGGAGATCGCGATGGAACGGACCGTCCCCATCGCGCTCGAATGCGGCGCGGAAGCGCAAACCCTGGACGCGGTGCTTTCGCTCAACTATCGCTCGTACATGGGCTGGCCCGCCTACAACCGTTACGAGCGGGACGGGCTGACGGTCCTGGAAAACCGCAGCATGTACCCCGAGAGCGACGAGGAAGAGGAGGAGCTTTCGCGCTTCACGCAGGACGCGCTCTCCCTCTCTCGCGAGGACGTGCTCATTCTGGACATCCGCGGAAACAGCGGCGGAAGCGATGAGTATCCCTCGAACTGGGTGCGCAACTTCACGCGCCTGTCCTATCAGCCGTGGAATCACGTGTTCTCGAGCACCCTGGACACGCGGACGAGCATCCTCGTCCGCCTGATGGGGCTGGTGGAGGGCTGCGACCCGCGGGACGGGGAAGCGCTGCGCGAATGCCTGCAGACGGGGTTGGGTTCGCTGCTTCACCTGCAGATGGGCGTCCTGGAGGGATGGTCGGCGGTGGAATACGAGCCGGTCGTGGAGCGCATCCCCAGCGACACCCTGGTCTTCGTGCTCATCGACCAGGGCGTGGCCTCCTCCGGAGAGACGTTCGTAAACCTGCTCAGCCGCATGGAGAACGTGATCTTCGTGGGCACGAGCACCTGCGGCATGTACACGGTGGCCAACAACCGCACCGTATCCCTGCCAAACAGCGGTCTTGCGTTGTACTGCGGCGACACGCTCTTCCTGCCTCCGGACCTTGAGGACATCGAAGGGCGCGGCTTTGAGCCGGACCTGTGGGTAAATCCGGACGGCAGCGACGAGATTCTCGAGCGCATCGTGAAGTTTATCGACCGTTACGACCTGCGGGGAGGCGTGCTGAAATGA
- a CDS encoding BlaI/MecI/CopY family transcriptional regulator: MRRLPDAEFDVMKAVWALDPPVSAGRVLEQLSGAKQWRVQTVITLLGRLVEHGFLQTEKKGKERTYVPLVGKEEYLRFETGCFIEQYHESSLTNLVNTLYGGKQITDEDVSELIAWAKQQKEGL; this comes from the coding sequence ATGCGCAGGCTGCCGGATGCGGAATTCGACGTGATGAAGGCGGTGTGGGCGCTTGACCCGCCCGTCTCCGCGGGCCGAGTGCTGGAACAGCTCTCGGGCGCCAAACAGTGGCGCGTGCAGACGGTCATCACGCTGCTTGGGAGGCTGGTGGAGCACGGCTTTTTGCAGACGGAAAAGAAGGGCAAGGAGCGCACCTACGTCCCGCTGGTGGGCAAGGAGGAGTACCTGCGATTTGAGACGGGCTGCTTTATCGAGCAGTACCACGAAAGCTCGCTGACGAACCTGGTGAACACCCTGTACGGCGGAAAACAGATCACCGACGAGGACGTAAGCGAGCTCATCGCCTGGGCGAAGCAGCAGAAGGAGGGGCTATGA
- a CDS encoding M56 family metallopeptidase, producing MTRFLGMLAVSSASMTVLTLALHAALPWLLSRYRARTLSALFTLLCLGFAVPLRPALGPAAQRAAASAAGAARAFPLMEVLFAVWLLGAASALLLAAGRHARFLRTVRRWSEPPRAERTRLAYAFACSDMGVKDAPALRICPPVRVPMLLGVRRPVILLPDEGLSLQETRLLLRHELAHLQRRDVWGKALALAACAVHWFNPAARLAAHDMGVACEIACDEAAVRGATPERRLRYSELLIHTAREGACSAAPLAAHFLSGKEGVKRRVAAVMGAGGARRGAWLPALSLAVALCACLLLPGNGAAGRTLVMDASSETGNHLMAVSDVRGEGETTTYDVQGDAAFSSPVRYVAQESTNESMESEDGAAR from the coding sequence ATGACGCGTTTTCTTGGCATGCTCGCCGTTTCCTCCGCGAGCATGACGGTCCTGACGCTCGCGCTGCACGCGGCGCTGCCATGGCTGCTTTCGCGCTACCGCGCGCGGACGCTCAGCGCCCTGTTTACCCTCCTGTGCCTCGGCTTCGCGGTGCCGCTGCGCCCGGCCCTCGGCCCTGCGGCGCAGAGGGCTGCGGCCTCCGCCGCAGGCGCGGCGCGAGCGTTTCCCCTTATGGAGGTGCTCTTCGCAGTCTGGCTTTTGGGCGCGGCCTCGGCGCTCCTGCTGGCGGCGGGGCGTCACGCGCGCTTTCTCAGGACGGTTCGCCGCTGGAGCGAGCCCCCGCGGGCGGAAAGGACGCGGCTGGCCTACGCCTTTGCCTGCTCGGACATGGGCGTGAAGGACGCGCCTGCGCTGCGCATCTGCCCGCCCGTGCGCGTGCCCATGCTGCTGGGCGTCAGGCGGCCCGTGATTCTGCTGCCGGACGAGGGGCTGTCCCTTCAGGAGACCCGTCTGCTGCTGCGTCACGAGCTCGCGCACCTTCAGCGCAGAGACGTCTGGGGCAAGGCGCTCGCGCTGGCCGCCTGCGCGGTGCACTGGTTCAACCCCGCCGCGCGCCTGGCGGCGCACGACATGGGGGTGGCCTGCGAGATCGCCTGCGACGAGGCGGCGGTGCGCGGCGCGACGCCCGAGCGGAGGCTTCGCTACAGCGAACTGCTGATTCACACCGCCCGTGAGGGCGCGTGCAGCGCGGCTCCGCTCGCCGCGCACTTTCTATCGGGCAAGGAGGGCGTGAAGCGGCGCGTGGCGGCCGTGATGGGAGCAGGCGGCGCGCGCCGGGGCGCCTGGCTGCCCGCGCTTTCCCTCGCGGTCGCGCTGTGCGCGTGTCTGCTGCTGCCGGGAAACGGCGCTGCGGGCAGGACGCTGGTCATGGACGCCTCGTCCGAGACGGGCAACCATCTGATGGCCGTCTCCGACGTGAGAGGAGAGGGAGAGACCACAACCTACGACGTGCAGGGGGACGCCGCATTTTCGTCGCCGGTCCGCTACGTTGCCCAGGAGAGCACGAACGAGTCGATGGAATCGGAAGACGGCGCGGCGCGGTAG
- a CDS encoding DUF4179 domain-containing protein, producing the protein MKTKITLAFACVVAFSLALGGFALAAGLGLFGQFGTQAKDSSGERLLRLDEAASDVGITLSVRAPEAEDPLAEAATDREKLLARQYGRSFKMTLDQSYCDGNRLYYTYTLTTPDLGVGFQEEPPTGFDVWEREEPGETYAEAVPYCDNDQLKQVADWMARHAVGFAWYDWFSLGDGADLADGTVLTIVDSDYEWVDGHTRRGYQEVLLPEGAAENEKLDLVFTLHYGSEAVLQDEKGVHRAYVLQPENRGMLQLPLTLDVNGQTNALAGSAAFDAYSAKASLKKSDIDISGEVEITAPPSWYQSWVGDYNAEDDYVCNYLLVADGAALPNLDGGLRRFGNDTYALNVRFDLPESFEDLKLRPVREQSGERPDEEIVLQ; encoded by the coding sequence ATGAAAACAAAGATTACCCTGGCGTTCGCATGCGTCGTCGCGTTCTCTCTCGCGCTCGGTGGCTTCGCGCTGGCGGCAGGACTGGGCCTGTTCGGCCAGTTCGGCACGCAGGCGAAGGACAGCAGCGGGGAGCGGCTGCTGCGCCTCGACGAGGCGGCCAGCGACGTGGGCATCACACTGTCGGTTCGCGCGCCTGAAGCCGAAGATCCCCTCGCCGAGGCCGCCACAGATCGGGAAAAGCTCTTAGCCCGGCAGTACGGACGCTCGTTCAAGATGACCCTCGATCAGTCCTATTGCGACGGAAATCGTCTGTACTATACCTATACCTTGACGACTCCCGACTTAGGCGTAGGCTTCCAGGAAGAGCCGCCCACAGGCTTTGACGTGTGGGAAAGAGAGGAGCCTGGCGAGACCTATGCTGAGGCAGTCCCGTACTGCGACAACGACCAGCTGAAGCAGGTCGCCGACTGGATGGCCCGGCATGCGGTCGGCTTCGCCTGGTACGATTGGTTTTCGCTCGGAGACGGCGCGGATCTCGCAGACGGAACGGTGCTCACGATCGTGGATAGCGATTATGAGTGGGTGGACGGGCACACCCGACGCGGCTATCAGGAGGTCCTTCTGCCCGAGGGAGCCGCAGAAAATGAAAAGCTCGACCTCGTCTTTACCCTTCATTACGGCAGCGAAGCCGTTCTTCAGGATGAAAAGGGCGTGCATCGCGCGTATGTCTTGCAGCCCGAGAACCGCGGCATGTTGCAGCTTCCGCTGACGCTTGACGTGAACGGTCAAACCAACGCGCTTGCCGGCAGCGCCGCCTTTGACGCGTACAGCGCCAAAGCCTCGCTGAAAAAGTCAGACATAGATATCTCTGGCGAGGTCGAAATCACCGCGCCGCCGAGCTGGTACCAATCGTGGGTTGGCGATTACAATGCCGAAGACGACTACGTCTGCAATTATCTGCTCGTCGCGGACGGCGCAGCGCTGCCGAATCTGGACGGCGGCCTCCGGCGTTTCGGAAACGATACCTATGCGCTCAACGTGCGCTTTGACCTGCCCGAGTCCTTTGAGGATCTGAAGCTGCGCCCCGTGCGCGAACAAAGCGGCGAACGGCCGGACGAGGAGATTGTACTCCAATAA
- a CDS encoding sigma-70 family RNA polymerase sigma factor encodes MESVKAPDEAREAKLCRMMRAYGGMLVGLCTAMLGDAQLAQDVTQETFIKAYYKMDALRAKSDGSEKAWLARIAVNLCRDQRRAKWSRYVDRHVTPEMLPDAANEVNDEDKRLFAAVQSLPGKYREVVLLRYYQDLDVSEIAGALALSPSSVYRRLEKAQQRLKKTLERWDLDEG; translated from the coding sequence ATGGAGAGCGTCAAGGCACCTGACGAGGCCCGAGAAGCGAAACTTTGCCGAATGATGCGTGCCTACGGCGGCATGCTTGTGGGCCTTTGCACCGCTATGCTCGGCGACGCACAGCTTGCGCAGGATGTTACGCAGGAAACGTTCATCAAAGCTTATTATAAGATGGACGCTCTACGCGCCAAGAGCGACGGCAGTGAAAAGGCGTGGCTCGCGCGTATTGCTGTTAACCTTTGCCGGGATCAGCGGCGCGCAAAATGGTCCCGCTATGTGGACAGACACGTGACCCCGGAAATGCTTCCTGACGCGGCGAACGAGGTAAACGACGAAGACAAACGCCTCTTCGCGGCCGTCCAGTCGTTACCGGGGAAGTATCGCGAGGTCGTCCTGCTGCGCTACTATCAGGACTTGGACGTATCCGAAATAGCTGGGGCACTGGCGCTGAGCCCGTCCAGCGTGTACAGACGGCTCGAAAAGGCCCAACAGCGATTAAAGAAGACGTTGGAAAGGTGGGATTTGGATGAAGGATGA
- a CDS encoding DUF7507 domain-containing protein, translating into MLALVMALLLALPASAADYDPITTSSACVPKTLVEPGEVEVTIKVYNGGEEDMQSPMTLYDPDGNAVSDFTDVTLKAKQSQSWNGTWNVTKEQMEEGKLRFALRYELSAGEGDPVQVNKTIAVAIQQDAPTPKLTASYSVTPNPAQAGQEVVLTYTLSNTGNVAVTNVQITNTKLTNDKINVSRIEPGDKVTREYTYTMGKKKVTFKPKVTYRAEGSDKVLTIANMAQKTLEVATGGLDLTLTGENVTGVMPGDKAKLVLKLKNTGNITYTGMQITDSVLGVIESGLEIKPGEEKTVEKEFTVQESADHSFTVTGDSSAGGTIENASNKVSVVALDTDRALNLEVTAQAGQTVIRDKPATVAFAVTVRNIGTVDGANIDLYQGKTKVATIESLPAGEEAQIVREFTVSMEGTFQFTAVYKLQVEGQEEAVEQRFSSPELMIAYVAPTAEPVTPPPTIAPIVTLEPEPTAAPEKTGSIGLTILYVVAGLLVVALAAVLVLILAGRRKSSGTHAAAMDGFERGGSRRYTSRPGAQRRRRPQRERVDLGDVEREDWGEDAREAQALDASVEEEADEGSERPQRGRTRPIEDATGRQPEDGEAEAEADDDAQASAADEPGSDGAEEDEDDYDEEPARPARERTALRAGKQGAAKEKKGLFGGLFGKKKSADDFIDDYEDDYEEEGAEQPETPPEDMDKTVLYDRELLSRIRESAKKEGELSEQDKLLMQGGTGSYRLTRSEPKAIPAKKTDDEWLDDGPYEEDPYEDGEPDAKRGRRRK; encoded by the coding sequence GTGCTGGCGCTCGTAATGGCGCTGCTGCTGGCCCTGCCTGCGTCGGCGGCGGACTACGACCCCATCACCACGTCTTCCGCGTGCGTGCCCAAGACGCTGGTGGAGCCGGGCGAGGTGGAAGTCACCATCAAGGTGTACAACGGCGGGGAAGAGGACATGCAAAGCCCCATGACGCTGTACGATCCGGATGGAAACGCCGTCAGCGATTTCACCGATGTCACGCTCAAAGCGAAACAGTCCCAGAGCTGGAACGGCACGTGGAACGTCACCAAGGAACAGATGGAGGAGGGGAAGCTTCGCTTCGCGCTGCGCTACGAGCTCTCGGCGGGCGAGGGGGACCCCGTTCAGGTCAACAAGACCATCGCGGTCGCCATTCAGCAGGACGCGCCCACGCCCAAGCTTACGGCGAGCTACTCCGTGACGCCCAACCCCGCGCAGGCGGGGCAGGAGGTCGTGCTTACCTACACGCTGTCCAACACGGGCAACGTCGCGGTGACCAACGTGCAGATCACCAACACGAAGCTGACCAACGACAAGATCAACGTCAGCCGCATCGAGCCGGGCGACAAGGTGACGCGCGAGTATACCTATACGATGGGCAAGAAAAAGGTGACGTTTAAGCCGAAGGTCACCTACCGCGCCGAGGGCTCGGACAAGGTGCTCACCATCGCCAACATGGCCCAGAAGACGCTGGAGGTCGCGACGGGCGGCCTGGATCTCACGCTCACGGGCGAGAACGTCACGGGCGTAATGCCCGGCGACAAGGCGAAACTGGTGCTCAAGCTCAAGAATACCGGCAACATCACCTACACCGGCATGCAGATCACGGACAGCGTGCTGGGCGTGATCGAATCGGGCCTGGAGATCAAGCCCGGCGAAGAAAAGACGGTCGAAAAGGAATTCACCGTGCAGGAATCCGCCGACCACTCGTTCACGGTGACGGGCGACAGCAGCGCGGGCGGCACGATTGAAAACGCGTCCAACAAGGTGAGCGTCGTCGCGCTGGACACGGACCGGGCGCTGAACCTAGAGGTCACGGCGCAGGCCGGGCAGACGGTCATCCGCGACAAGCCCGCGACGGTCGCCTTCGCGGTGACGGTCAGGAACATCGGCACCGTGGACGGAGCGAATATCGACTTGTACCAGGGCAAGACGAAGGTGGCGACCATCGAGTCGCTGCCCGCGGGCGAGGAAGCGCAGATCGTCCGCGAATTCACGGTCAGCATGGAAGGCACATTCCAGTTTACCGCCGTGTACAAATTGCAGGTGGAGGGGCAGGAGGAGGCGGTCGAGCAGCGGTTCAGCTCGCCTGAGCTCATGATCGCCTACGTGGCGCCCACGGCGGAGCCCGTGACCCCGCCGCCGACCATCGCCCCGATCGTGACCCTCGAGCCGGAGCCGACGGCCGCCCCTGAGAAGACGGGTTCCATCGGCTTGACGATCCTCTACGTGGTGGCGGGCCTGCTCGTCGTGGCGCTGGCGGCGGTGCTGGTGCTCATCCTCGCGGGCAGGCGCAAATCTTCCGGCACGCACGCCGCGGCGATGGACGGCTTTGAACGCGGCGGGAGCCGCAGATATACCAGCCGTCCCGGCGCGCAGCGGCGCAGGCGCCCGCAGCGCGAGCGCGTGGACCTCGGCGACGTGGAGCGCGAGGACTGGGGCGAGGACGCCCGTGAGGCGCAGGCGCTTGACGCGTCCGTGGAAGAGGAAGCGGACGAAGGCTCGGAAAGGCCGCAGCGCGGACGCACCCGGCCCATTGAGGACGCCACCGGCCGGCAGCCGGAGGACGGCGAGGCGGAAGCCGAAGCGGACGATGACGCGCAGGCATCTGCGGCGGACGAACCGGGCTCTGACGGGGCGGAGGAAGACGAGGACGACTACGACGAGGAGCCGGCGCGTCCGGCACGGGAAAGGACGGCGCTGCGCGCCGGAAAGCAGGGCGCGGCGAAGGAAAAGAAGGGGCTCTTCGGCGGTCTGTTCGGAAAGAAGAAGTCTGCGGACGACTTTATCGACGACTACGAGGACGATTACGAAGAGGAAGGCGCGGAGCAGCCTGAAACGCCGCCGGAGGACATGGACAAGACCGTGCTCTACGACCGTGAGCTGCTCAGCCGCATCCGCGAGAGCGCCAAAAAGGAAGGCGAACTCAGCGAGCAGGACAAGCTGCTCATGCAGGGCGGCACGGGCAGCTACCGGCTGACCCGCAGCGAGCCGAAGGCGATTCCGGCGAAAAAGACGGACGACGAATGGCTGGACGACGGCCCGTACGAGGAAGACCCGTATGAGGACGGGGAGCCGGACGCGAAGCGCGGCCGCCGCAGAAAGTAA
- a CDS encoding DUF2461 domain-containing protein has product MFEGFPQEMIGFLLSIRFNNSTAYFQEHRAEYERYVKRPLYALCEALTPVIQEIDPELDTRPSGVCSRLRRDTRFSRDKSPYRDHVWIGWRCAGEPRSEIFGLYWDAYPESSSWGCGAYAANKPVMDVLRARMLSHPEEMLAILNAEDFAGRFVLEGPDYKKLAVPEALPEQLKPIYNKKGFYFHQATNPEEDLSLIFSGEIVERLRRDLRALAPLYHYMRRMQSMVPGRQQD; this is encoded by the coding sequence ATGTTTGAGGGGTTTCCGCAGGAAATGATCGGATTTCTGCTGTCGATCCGCTTTAACAACAGCACGGCATACTTTCAGGAGCATCGCGCGGAGTACGAGCGCTATGTGAAGCGCCCGCTGTACGCGCTGTGCGAGGCGCTCACCCCGGTGATTCAGGAGATCGACCCGGAGCTGGACACGCGGCCCTCGGGCGTCTGTTCCCGGCTCCGGCGCGACACGCGCTTTTCGCGCGACAAGTCGCCCTACCGCGACCACGTATGGATCGGCTGGCGCTGCGCGGGCGAGCCGCGCAGCGAGATCTTCGGCCTGTACTGGGACGCATATCCCGAGTCGAGCAGCTGGGGATGCGGCGCGTATGCCGCCAACAAGCCCGTGATGGACGTGCTGCGCGCGCGGATGCTGAGCCATCCGGAGGAAATGCTGGCGATCCTGAACGCGGAGGACTTCGCGGGCCGCTTCGTGCTCGAGGGGCCGGACTATAAAAAGCTCGCCGTCCCGGAGGCGCTGCCCGAGCAGCTCAAACCCATCTACAACAAGAAGGGCTTTTACTTTCATCAGGCCACGAATCCGGAGGAAGACCTCTCGCTCATCTTCTCCGGCGAGATCGTGGAGCGGCTCCGTCGCGACCTGCGCGCGCTTGCGCCGCTGTACCATTACATGCGCAGGATGCAGTCCATGGTGCCGGGCAGGCAGCAGGACTGA